GGCTGTATAGAAATCACTTGCCGTAGTAGTTTGCTTTGCCGCCCAGTATGTAATGTAGAGCGTTAACACGATTACCGCGAAGAATATAACATAGGAAATCCAACTCATGAACACAACCCCCTTATTTTAAAACGTTTTTCTCTATAATCTTGTCTACTTCAACATCAAAGTGTTTTGCTTTGTTCATGTAAATGGAAGTAAATACCCAGACCATAACAAACATGGAGAATGCATAGACCCATGTCCAAGTCATTGCGCCAATGGCAGGTGTTTCTAGAATCTTTGTATAACCTGTTAATAGTGGAAGAATAAAGTACGCTGCGAAGAAGAAAATAACAAAAGGTGTAGCAAAGACCTTTTTCCTTTTTACAAGACCCTTAAAGTCTTCTGTTTGAACGAGCTTTTCATAGTCCAATGTGGATTTCCCACGTGCCACTTGATTAGTCATTGGTTGATCCCCTTTCTATTTTATATAGCGTAGTAAATTAGTTCGTATTCCCCCCATTTCACTGAAACCGCTTTCATCATCAAGCTAAATAGATAATATGTTACAGCGGGTTAGTCGCTCATTTGTTATAGTACACATCTGAATAATAGCAAATGTGTACTAGATTTGCAATACCTTATTTTGAAGATTTGTAAAATTTAATCTACTCAAGGTAAACAAATCTATCTAGACATTAATCTATCAAATAGAAGCGGAAACTACAAGAACTATTTGCATTTATCTCAACATTAATTAAATAAAACCCTTTTTGACTTGCGATAATCTCCAGCAATTTCTGTACATTTCACTTAAGGCTGTTAAACAACAGAAAAAAGATGTAGTATATTGTATATTGGTATTAAATCAATTAGCTTAATGTGAAGATTACTTTTGAAGAAAGATGGTGTGAGAAATTGCCTATACCAACTAACCATGCACAACCCATACGAAAGACTGCCAAGGAAAGTGCGTTCAGCCAATTGCAGAAATGGATTATTGATGGAACTCTACAACCTGGAGAGAAGCTAAATGACATTGAATTAGCGGAAGCACTCGGTGTGAGTCGCACGCCTATACGTGAATCGCTACAATTGTTAGAAGTTCAAGGCTTTGTTCAAATGTTTCCTGGTAAAGCAACACAAGTGACAGATGTAGATCGTGAATCTATTTCAGATCTTCTCCCCCCACTCGCTGCATTACAAGCTTTATCAGCTGAACTTTCTATACCCAATCTAACCGAAAACATTATTAAAAAGCTGCGTGATACGAATAAGAAATTTGCGCTAGCGGTGGAGAAGGAAGATTATTTCCAAGCGTTGAAAATCGATGAGAAATTCCATCAAATTATTGTCGACACAGCTAATAATTCATATATTTCTTCGATGCTTGTGTCATTACAAGCCCATGTGCGTAGGCTTTTCTTTCACAATTCCATTATACTGACAGAAAAGTCGATTGCAGAACATGACCAGATCATAGATTTAATGAGTCAGCGTAATGGTGAGCAAGTTACTAAAGTTATGAGAGAAAATTGGTTACGCGCAATCGACGAGTTTCATTCGATTGAAAATGTGGATTCGTAAATAGATAGGAAAACAGGATCCGTAAAGTCATCGGATCCTGTTTTTTTATGGTTTTTCATTAGTGGAAACCACTTGAATAGCTTGCGTTTTATTATTGGTCACTACCGCCACAATAGCTGTTACGACTGTCACGATCAATACAGGAACTAACCAGCCGATACCTTCTGTGTAGTATGGAATGTACGCTGTATATACGTCCTGTATAGTCGCAAGCCAGTTCGGCATGTCCTTTTCCATTAGTGAGTAGAATTTTACGAGCGCTTCAATGAAGCTGACAAAGAAAGCCGTTATGGTCGCTGTTCTATAAACCATACTGGATTGATGGAATAAAGGGCCAGTGAACGTCAAGAGGATTAATACCATTGCCAGCGGATAAAGTAAAACGAGAACAGGAAGCGAGTAATTAATAATATTCGCTAAACCAAAATTCGCTACGACTAAACAGAATACTGAAAAGAACACGACAAACAGTTTATAACTTACTTTTGGAATGATCGCATGGAAATACTCACCACATGCAGTCAGTAACCCAATAGCCGTTGTCAAACAGGCAAGCATGATGACTATACCGAGTAACATTAATCCCGTCGTGCCAAATAAATGTGAGGATGTTTCGCTTAACACGGCACCTCCCCCATCCAGATAGCCAAATAAATCAACAGATGTGGCACCTAAATAGGCAATACCGATATATATAATAGCTAAAAAACCGGCTGCCACAAATCCTGTCTTGGCTGTGGAAGTCAATATTTTCTTTTTACTCGTAATACCCATTGCACGTAACGCGTTGATGACGATGATTCCGAAAACTAATGAAGCAAGTGCATCCATCGTATTATAGCCTTCTAAAAACCCAGTGAAAAATGGTGTTTCATTATAAGGCGCTTGCGATACTTGCGCACTTCCCATTGGACTTAGAAGTGTCATACCAATTAAGCCAATCAATATGATAATGATAAGCGGTGACAAATATTTACCGACCCGATCGACAATTTTGGCAGGGTTCAGTGAAAGCCACATGCTAATACCGAAGAATGCCAATGTAAATAAAAAACGTGCAATATCAATAGAAAATCCATTTAAAAATGGAGCAACACCAATATCAAATGCCACAGCTCAAGTACGTGGCGCGGCAAAAAATGGTCCGATCGTTAAGTATAATATAGCTGTAAATAGAACAGCGTATACTGGATGAATGCGGCTTGCTAAGTCTTGCAAATCTTTCTTGCCAGAAAAACCGATAGCCAATATACCTAAAAAAGGTAAACCTACTCCAGTAAATAAAAAGCCGGCCATAGCTTTCCAAGTTTGATCGCCAGCGAGCTGTCCTAGCTCTGCAGGGAAGATTAAATTACCTGCGCCAAAAAATAATGCGAATAGCATAATCCCAATAACAAGACTAGATGAAAATGATAATTTCTGATCCATATGTGTAAAAATCCTCCCAAAGTCGACAGCTAAAATTCGTATGCAATATATCGTAATATATTGCATTACCTTATATTACTCTTCCCTATTTAGAAAATCAACAGTCAGTCAAATCATTTAACTTTTGTCTATATTGCAAACTTACTAACTACTTCCCTTCTTCTACAATAAAGTACTTAAAATAGAAAAAACTGACCTCATTAGAGATCAGTTTAAACTTACATAAAAATAAGAGTGATAAACTAAGTTAACTAGATAGTAATTTGGGGTTTTTATTGCCGTAGCATACTACTTACGTAGAACTGGCTTTACCCTACACTTATTACATCAACTTAGTACAAATTTCGTCTTGCTATAGCCTTCCTTCAACTTCGTTACTTGCAATGTAGCAGGTATCGCTTCTTTCATTTCATCGATATGTGAAATGATGCCGATCATTCTCCCTGATTGCTGAAGAGCGATCAGTGTGTCGATCGCTTTTTGAATCGCTTCTTCATCCAATGCACCGAATCCTTCATCGATAAACATGGTCTCCATACGAACAGCACCTTGGAAGCTTTGAATGACATCTGCCATACCCAGTGCCAAACATAGGGAGGCGTTAAACTTTTCGCCGCCCGATAACGTTTTAACGTCTCGTGTCTGTCCTGTATATGCGTCATGCACGTCTATACCTAAGCCACTTTGTTTCCCTCTCGTTTCCTGACGATCACTGCGGACGAGTTCGTATTGTCCATTTGATAAGTCGCGCAGACGGATATTTGCAGCGTGGATGATACGCTCCAAATATTCGATTTGGATATATCGCTCAAAGGAAATTTTTAAATGGTTTTGACCACGGACTATATCATAGAGATTCGTAATTTTGCCATAGGTCTTTTCTAGCTCTGCTTCCTTAGATTTACTTGTTTCTAACTCATTGTGCAGATCCTGTGCCGCTTGTTCCCACGCTTTTGATTGATTATACAGAGCAAACGCTTCTTCATATTGTGTTTTCAACGCTTCTACTTGGCGCTCCATAATCTCCATATCAGTTGGCTGTTTGCCTTCAACAGACTTTTCGAGTTCTGCTACGGATGATTTTAATGTATGGAGCGTTTGGGCAAACACTTGAAGTTCTTGCTCAATCGCTTGACGTTTTGACGTTGGCAGTTTGACTTGCATATAATTTTCTTTCGAAGTAAAGCCTTCTTCTATCATCCGTTTTGTAAAGTTAGCTTCACTTTGATCTAATTTTTCTTTCATATCTGCTAGAGATTGCTTTTCTAACATCTCCCTAGACTCCCATTTGGTTTTCTCCGTTATAGCATCTTGTACTGTCTGTTGAATAGACTTCCACGCATGTTCAAGTTTTTGACTTGTTGTTTCTTTTGATGTAATTTGTTGTTGCAACGCGGATAATTCTCGTAGATTTTCTGGAACGGTTGTTAGCGCATAGTGATAGAGGGCTCGTTTCGTTTCAAGCTCACTTTTTGATTCATTACGCTGCTTTTCTAATTTAATGATTTCTTCGGCCAGATCCTCCATAGCCTTTTCCGCCTGGATTTGCTCGTCTTTCTTCTGTTTTAATAACTCTCGCTTACTTCTAAGGACAGCTACTTTGTCTGTCAA
This window of the Sporosarcina ureae genome carries:
- a CDS encoding DUF485 domain-containing protein, translated to MTNQVARGKSTLDYEKLVQTEDFKGLVKRKKVFATPFVIFFFAAYFILPLLTGYTKILETPAIGAMTWTWVYAFSMFVMVWVFTSIYMNKAKHFDVEVDKIIEKNVLK
- a CDS encoding GntR family transcriptional regulator yields the protein MPIPTNHAQPIRKTAKESAFSQLQKWIIDGTLQPGEKLNDIELAEALGVSRTPIRESLQLLEVQGFVQMFPGKATQVTDVDRESISDLLPPLAALQALSAELSIPNLTENIIKKLRDTNKKFALAVEKEDYFQALKIDEKFHQIIVDTANNSYISSMLVSLQAHVRRLFFHNSIILTEKSIAEHDQIIDLMSQRNGEQVTKVMRENWLRAIDEFHSIENVDS